A single genomic interval of Cervus elaphus chromosome 26, mCerEla1.1, whole genome shotgun sequence harbors:
- the LOC122684420 gene encoding 26S proteasome non-ATPase regulatory subunit 8-like produces MAATAVNGVAGTSSSGPAAASGAILQAAAGMYEQLKGEWNRKSPNLSKCGEELGRLKLVLLELNFLPTTGTKLTKQQLILARDILEIGAQWSILRKDIPSFERYMAQLKCYYFDYKEQLPESAYMHQLLGLNLLFVLSQNRVAEFHTELERLPAKDIQTNVYIKHPVSLEQYLMEGSYNKVFLAKGNIPAESYTFFIDILLDTIRDEIAGCIEKAYEKILFTEATRILFFNTPKKMTDYAKKQGWVLGLNNYYSFASQQQKPEDTTIPSTELAKQVIEYARQLEMIV; encoded by the coding sequence ATGGCGGCCACGGCGGTGAACGGGGTGGCCGGCACCTCGAGCTCGGGGCCTGCGGCGGCCTCGGGCGCAATCCTGCAAGCCGCGGCCGGCATGTACGAGCAGCTCAAGGGAGAGTGGAACCGGAAAAGCCCTAATCTTAGCAAGTGCGGGGAAGAGCTGGGCCGTCTCAAGCTGGTTTTGTTGGAGCTCAACTTCCTGCCAACCACAGGGACCAAACTGACCAAGCAGCAGCTCATTCTGGCCCGTGACATACTGGAGATCGGGGCTCAGTGGAGTATCCTACGCAAGGACATCCCCTCCTTCGAGCGGTACATGGCCCAGCTCAAATGCTACTACTTCGATTACAAGgagcagctcccagagtcagcctACATGCACCAGCTCCTGGGCCTCAACCTCCTCTTCGTGCTGTCCCAGAACCGGGTGGCTGAGTTCCACACAGAGTTGGAACGGCTGCCTGCCAAGGACATCCAGACCAACGTGTACATCAAGCATCCGGTGTCCCTCGAGCAATACCTGATGGAGGGCAGCTACAACAAGGTATTCCTGGCCAAAGGCAACATTCCTGCCGAGAGCTACACTTTCTTCATCGACATCCTGCTTGACACTATCAGGGATGAGATTGCTGGTTGTATCGAGAAGGCCTATGAGAAAATCCTCTTCACCGAGGCCACCCGGATCCTCTTCTTCAACACACCCAAAAAGATGACAGACTATGCCAAGAAGCAAGGGTGGGTCTTGGGCCTCAACAACTACTACAGCTTTGCCAGCCAGCAGCAGAAGCCGGAAGATACCACCATCCCTTCCACTGAGCTGGCCAAACAGGTCATCGAGTATGCCCGGCAGCTGGAGATGATCGTCTGA